In the genome of Vicia villosa cultivar HV-30 ecotype Madison, WI linkage group LG7, Vvil1.0, whole genome shotgun sequence, one region contains:
- the LOC131618819 gene encoding uncharacterized protein LOC131618819, whose protein sequence is MRMLTKNNYDNWSIKMKALLGSQDVWDVVEKGFKEQDEASLSQGAKDTFKESRKRDKKALFLIYQSVDEDTFEKISNATTTKEAWDKLQTCNKGVEQVKKIRIQTLRGDFEHLFMEESESISDYFSRVLAVVNQLKRNGEDVDDVKVMEKIIRTLNPSFDFIVTNIEENKDLKTMAIEQLMGSLQAYEEKQKRKTKQKEDIEQLLQLNIKEANNVNYKSQRGRGRGQDRGRGRGRGGEGYKTTLTTSTMEKEVGIHKRQEVGEEEIHSRGAKNHKSSASTATRLVTMDPSVDSRRRLKRKLTLLKKKVEKETLPS, encoded by the coding sequence ATGCGGATGCTCACAAAGAACAACTATGATAATTGGAGTATCAAGATGAAGGCGCTACTAGGATCTCAAGATGTGTGGGATGTCGTTGAGAAAGGCTTCAAGGAGCAAGATGAAGCCTCACTAAGTCAAGGTGCAAAAGATACATTTAAGGAgtcaagaaagagagacaagaaaGCTCTCTTCCTCATTTATCAATCGGTGGATGAAGATACTTTTGAGAAGATATCCAACGCAACGACGACCAAAGAAGCATGGGACAAGCTTCAAACTTGCAACAAAGGAGTTGAGCAGGTAAAAAAGATTCGTATTCAAACTCTTAGAGGTGACTTTGAACATTTGTTTATGGAGGAGTCCGAGTCAATTTCTGATTATTTTTCTCGAGTATTGGCTGTAGTCAATCAActtaaaagaaatggtgaagatgttgatgatgtGAAAGTCATGGAGAAAATAATTCGCACTTTAAATCCAAGTTTTGACTTCATTGTTACCAACATTGAAGAAAATAAGGATTTAAAGACCATGGCCATAGAGCAACTCATGGGTTCCTTGCAAGCAtatgaagaaaaacaaaagagaaagactaAACAAAAGGAGGATATAGAGCAACTACTACAACTCAACATAAAGGAAGCAAACAATGTAAACTACAAGAGCCAAAGAGGACGAGGTCGTGGCCAAGATCGTGGACGTGGACGAGGACGTGGAGGAGAAGGTTACAAAACTACTCTAACAACTTCAACAATGGAGAAAGAAGTTGGAATCCATAAGCGACAAGAGGTCGGGGAAGAGGAAATTCATAGTCGAGGTGCGAAAAATCACAAATCAAGTGCTTCAACTGCAACAAGATTGGTCACAATGGATCCGAGTGTAGATTCTCGAAGAAGGTTGAAAAGAAAACTAACACTGTTGAAGAAAAAGGTGGAAAAAGAAACTTTACcaagttga